One segment of Pandoraea pnomenusa DNA contains the following:
- a CDS encoding helicase HerA-like domain-containing protein: MGNRHGLITGATGTGKTITLQVMAQAFSDIGVPVFLADVKGDLTGITQPGVETPKLKERIANLGFDAPDWHGSPATLWDVFGEQGHPVRATVSDLGPLLLARLLGLNETQTGVLNLVFKIADDNGLLLLDSKDLRAMLQHVGDNASTFTTQYGNISAASIGAIQRGLLTLEQQGADKFFGEPMLNIEDFMQTDAQGRGIVNILAADKLLAAPRIYATFLLWLLAELFERLPEVGDPDKPKLVFFFDEAHLLFNEAPKSLLERIEQMVRLIRSKGVGVYFVTQNPVDVPDTVLGQLGNRVQHALRAYSPRDQKAVKVAAQTMRANPSLDIETVIGELGVGEALVSLLDEKGRPAVTERAFIAPPASRIGPITPQERAALMAGSLVAGVYENAVDRESAYEKLVGRTQARQPEGTPAPPSPGGAESSSGGGLLDAMKDSLGGLLGGAGGSRRKDTAVEAMVKSTMRTVGSQLGREIVRGVLGSILGGNRRR; encoded by the coding sequence ATGGGCAACCGCCACGGGCTGATCACCGGTGCCACCGGAACCGGCAAGACCATCACGCTGCAAGTCATGGCGCAGGCATTCTCCGACATCGGCGTGCCGGTCTTTCTCGCGGACGTGAAGGGCGACCTGACCGGCATCACGCAGCCCGGCGTCGAGACGCCCAAGCTCAAGGAGCGCATCGCGAATCTCGGCTTCGACGCGCCCGACTGGCACGGCAGTCCCGCCACGTTGTGGGATGTCTTCGGCGAGCAGGGGCATCCGGTGCGCGCGACCGTCTCCGATCTCGGCCCGCTGCTGCTCGCGCGCCTGCTCGGCCTGAACGAGACGCAGACCGGCGTGCTCAATCTCGTCTTCAAGATTGCCGACGACAACGGCCTGCTGCTGCTCGACAGCAAGGACCTGCGGGCCATGCTCCAGCACGTGGGCGACAACGCCTCGACCTTCACCACCCAGTACGGCAACATCTCGGCCGCGTCGATCGGTGCCATCCAGCGCGGACTGCTCACGCTGGAGCAACAGGGCGCGGACAAGTTCTTCGGCGAGCCGATGCTCAACATCGAAGACTTCATGCAGACGGACGCCCAGGGACGCGGCATCGTCAACATTCTCGCCGCCGACAAGCTGCTGGCCGCGCCGCGTATCTACGCGACGTTCCTGCTGTGGCTGCTCGCGGAGCTGTTCGAGCGTCTGCCCGAAGTGGGCGACCCGGACAAGCCCAAGCTCGTCTTCTTCTTCGACGAGGCACACCTGCTGTTCAACGAGGCGCCCAAGTCGCTGCTCGAACGCATCGAGCAGATGGTGCGCCTGATTCGTTCGAAGGGCGTGGGTGTTTATTTCGTGACGCAAAACCCGGTCGATGTGCCCGATACCGTGCTGGGCCAGTTGGGCAATCGCGTCCAGCATGCGCTGCGCGCCTATTCGCCGCGCGACCAGAAGGCGGTGAAGGTGGCGGCCCAGACGATGCGCGCCAATCCGTCGCTCGATATCGAGACGGTCATCGGCGAGCTTGGCGTGGGCGAGGCGCTGGTGTCGTTGCTCGACGAGAAGGGGCGCCCGGCGGTCACGGAGCGGGCGTTCATTGCGCCGCCGGCCTCGCGCATCGGCCCCATCACGCCGCAGGAGCGGGCGGCGCTGATGGCGGGCTCGCTCGTGGCCGGCGTGTATGAGAACGCCGTGGACCGCGAATCCGCGTACGAGAAGCTCGTCGGTCGCACGCAGGCGCGGCAACCCGAGGGCACGCCGGCGCCACCGTCGCCGGGTGGCGCCGAATCGTCGTCCGGCGGTGGACTGCTCGACGCCATGAAGGACTCGCTCGGCGGCCTGCTGGGCGGGGCGGGCGGCTCGCGACGCAAGGACACCGCCGTCGAAGCCATGGTCAAGAGCACGATGCGCACCGTCGGCAGCCAGTTGGGCCGGGAGATCGTGCGCGGCGTGCTGGGCAGCATTCTGGGCGGCAACCGTCGCCGATAG
- a CDS encoding LysR family transcriptional regulator produces MIELRHFQYFVVLAETLHFGRAAQQLHISQPPLSRQIALMEAELGVRLFERTRRSVRLTRAGARFYQDAVEILNSVDRARRNVVAASRGEDGAITVGFMMSSAYNILPALTRTYAAAYSRVDMKLAETLPNLLADAVRAGKIDVGIMYRPEDLTGVETATVFREEMVAVLPRTHALASVDVLDASQLAEESFVSIPREIAPLVYDLIVDHCRRAGFSPHIRLETNLQQTIINLVGEGLGVAMVPMSMSSTSASGSAVFKPLHNAPVAEVALLWSRDNHNPCVATFVENAREVWREMQRAPGARLVPDLPDTRLR; encoded by the coding sequence ATGATCGAGCTGCGTCATTTCCAATATTTCGTGGTGCTCGCGGAGACCCTGCATTTCGGCCGCGCGGCCCAGCAGCTGCACATCTCGCAGCCGCCGTTATCGCGCCAGATTGCCCTCATGGAGGCCGAGCTGGGCGTGCGGTTGTTCGAGCGCACGCGCAGAAGCGTGAGACTCACGCGCGCGGGGGCCCGCTTCTATCAGGATGCAGTGGAAATCCTCAACTCGGTCGACCGCGCGCGGCGCAATGTGGTCGCGGCGAGCCGGGGAGAGGACGGCGCCATCACGGTTGGCTTCATGATGTCCTCGGCGTACAACATTCTGCCGGCGCTTACGCGCACATACGCCGCGGCGTACTCGCGCGTCGACATGAAACTCGCGGAGACGCTGCCGAACCTGTTGGCCGACGCGGTGCGGGCGGGGAAGATCGACGTCGGCATCATGTACCGTCCCGAAGATCTCACAGGGGTGGAGACGGCGACGGTGTTTCGCGAGGAGATGGTGGCGGTATTGCCGCGCACGCACGCCCTGGCGTCGGTCGACGTGCTCGACGCCTCCCAGCTCGCCGAAGAGTCGTTCGTGAGCATTCCGCGCGAGATCGCGCCGCTCGTCTACGACCTGATCGTCGACCATTGCCGCCGCGCGGGCTTTTCGCCGCATATCCGGCTCGAGACCAATCTTCAGCAGACGATTATCAACCTCGTGGGGGAAGGGCTGGGTGTCGCGATGGTGCCGATGTCGATGAGCAGCACGAGCGCGTCGGGCAGTGCGGTCTTCAAGCCCTTGCACAACGCGCCGGTGGCCGAAGTGGCGTTGCTGTGGAGCCGGGACAATCACAACCCGTGCGTCGCCACGTTCGTGGAAAATGCGCGCGAGGTGTGGCGCGAGATGCAGCGCGCGCCGGGGGCGCGGCTGGTGCCCGACCTGCCGGACACCCGCCTGCGCTGA
- a CDS encoding porin, with protein MKKTLLAAAAIGAFSVGAHAQSSVTLYGLIDAGVAYTSNSTNTIGASGSKNFRATSGLVNGSRWGLKGSEDLGGGNKAIFVLENGFSINNGSLGQNNRMFGRQAFVGLQNDKFGSVTIGRQYDSLVDYLAPLTLNGSSFGGTIAAHPYDNDNTNNSFRVNNSVKYSSANYNGLTFGGLYGFSNKAGDFANNRAFSAGVNYANGPLTVAAAYLERQGNPGNNNASGAVDTSAGGDSVFNAQKQRVWGIGGNYAFGPATVGLVYTHTQLQGLSGINFNSTAVGFNNDGLKFDNFEVNGRYMLTPAVSLSAAYTYTMAKQDSTDKKPKFHTVTLQADYRLSKRTDVYLTGSYQHISDNEGTGLAAGVGAAGGMSSTSSQTVVGTGIRHRF; from the coding sequence ATGAAAAAAACTCTTCTTGCCGCGGCCGCCATCGGCGCGTTCTCGGTGGGCGCGCACGCACAAAGCAGCGTCACCCTGTACGGCTTGATCGACGCTGGCGTTGCCTACACCAGCAACTCGACCAACACGATCGGTGCTTCGGGTTCGAAGAACTTCCGCGCCACGAGCGGCCTGGTCAACGGCAGCCGTTGGGGCCTGAAGGGCTCGGAAGACCTGGGTGGCGGTAACAAGGCCATCTTCGTGCTGGAAAACGGTTTCTCGATCAACAACGGCAGCCTGGGCCAAAACAACCGCATGTTCGGTCGTCAAGCCTTCGTCGGCCTGCAGAACGACAAGTTCGGCTCGGTCACGATCGGTCGTCAGTACGACTCGCTGGTTGATTACCTGGCTCCGCTGACCCTGAACGGTTCGTCGTTCGGCGGCACGATCGCAGCGCACCCGTACGATAACGACAACACGAACAACTCGTTCCGTGTGAACAACTCGGTCAAGTACTCGAGCGCCAACTACAACGGCCTGACCTTCGGCGGCCTGTATGGCTTCTCGAACAAGGCCGGCGATTTCGCCAACAACCGTGCATTCAGCGCCGGCGTGAACTACGCGAACGGCCCGCTGACGGTTGCCGCCGCTTACCTGGAGCGCCAAGGCAATCCGGGTAACAACAACGCAAGCGGCGCCGTCGATACGTCGGCCGGTGGCGACTCGGTCTTCAACGCGCAGAAGCAACGCGTCTGGGGTATCGGTGGTAACTACGCCTTCGGCCCGGCAACTGTCGGCCTGGTGTACACCCACACGCAACTCCAAGGCCTGTCGGGCATCAACTTCAACAGCACCGCCGTTGGCTTCAACAACGACGGTCTGAAGTTCGACAACTTCGAAGTCAACGGTCGCTACATGCTGACCCCGGCAGTCTCGCTGTCGGCCGCGTACACGTACACGATGGCCAAGCAGGATTCGACGGACAAGAAGCCGAAGTTCCACACCGTTACGCTGCAAGCCGACTACCGTCTGTCGAAGCGCACCGATGTGTACCTGACGGGTTCGTACCAGCACATCTCCGACAACGAAGGCACGGGCCTCGCAGCCGGTGTCGGCGCTGCCGGCGGTATGTCGTCGACCAGCTCGCAAACCGTTGTGGGCACGGGTATCCGTCACCGCTTCTAA
- a CDS encoding DMT family transporter: MSLKSSMAPVRTGVAHDPLWLRAAPLIFLFLWSVGFTVAKIGLAYADPLTFLALRYGLVLVLLAPLAVVMRPPLPKTAAAWGHLVVIGLLIQALYFSMTYLALRLGVSAGSVALITSLQPILVALAVPYLVGERVSGLNWIGLGLGLAGAALVIVARSAVEATSALGLGLTFVALGAITCGTLYEKRFGVGQHPITSNLVQYAVGFAATLPLAWWLEPMRVDWTWQLGLTLVYLVIGNSIVAISLLLAMIRRGEASRVSALFFLVPPCAALAAWAMVGEHMPPLAWAGMVLAAIGVAMATRRRAGRGQ, translated from the coding sequence ATGTCGCTGAAATCCTCGATGGCACCGGTGCGCACCGGGGTCGCTCACGATCCGCTGTGGCTGCGCGCCGCGCCGCTCATCTTTCTGTTCCTGTGGTCGGTCGGCTTTACCGTGGCGAAGATCGGACTGGCCTATGCCGATCCGCTGACCTTCCTCGCCTTGCGTTACGGACTGGTGCTCGTGCTGCTCGCGCCGCTGGCGGTCGTCATGCGCCCGCCGCTGCCGAAGACGGCCGCCGCCTGGGGACATCTGGTCGTCATCGGTCTGCTGATCCAGGCGCTGTATTTCAGCATGACGTATCTGGCCTTGCGGCTGGGAGTTTCGGCGGGTAGCGTGGCGCTGATCACGTCGCTGCAGCCGATCCTCGTGGCGCTGGCCGTGCCTTATCTGGTGGGCGAACGCGTGAGCGGGTTGAACTGGATCGGTCTCGGATTGGGACTCGCGGGCGCGGCGCTCGTGATCGTGGCGCGCTCGGCGGTCGAGGCCACCTCCGCGCTGGGGCTGGGGCTCACGTTCGTGGCGCTCGGCGCCATTACCTGCGGCACGCTGTACGAGAAGCGCTTCGGTGTAGGGCAGCACCCCATCACCTCGAATCTCGTGCAGTACGCCGTGGGGTTCGCGGCCACGCTGCCGCTGGCGTGGTGGCTCGAGCCGATGCGCGTCGACTGGACCTGGCAGCTCGGCCTGACGCTCGTCTATCTCGTGATCGGCAATTCCATCGTGGCGATCTCGTTGCTGCTGGCGATGATTCGTCGCGGCGAGGCGTCGCGCGTGTCCGCGCTGTTCTTCCTCGTGCCGCCTTGCGCGGCGCTCGCGGCGTGGGCCATGGTCGGCGAGCACATGCCGCCGCTGGCCTGGGCCGGGATGGTGCTGGCGGCCATCGGCGTGGCGATGGCCACGCGGCGCAGGGCGGGCCGAGGCCAATGA
- a CDS encoding gamma-glutamyl-gamma-aminobutyrate hydrolase family protein (Members of this family of hydrolases with an active site Cys residue belong to MEROPS family C26.) encodes MTDAQDPKSPQQPQKPESETSKSATPQPIHPATDTGSIAGASGGTASTSSTPSSDYATSATPASPRATAKPVAGTAEGSSDMPPNPDTLTRPVQPGDAQAQPSQPAAAPSAKPVAQASAAEVASDRNPIGAPTPASGDDVKAAGVGSAGGQIGEAGETGGAAGGGGVEPPHQPSFGSAPRPGSPASMGGQPSYLQAGDSPWSVLRRIMSARFRAWYDRAGQRITQRTLKIGISARIFHPEPGSKGLRSKTLQYLEESIAHWVMSRDVLVFMIPTVDTQGLLHPSHIRLHDYAKHLDGLVLQGGADVSPLTYSEVATRHEWQGDRMRDMYELELLHEFVEQGKPILGVCRGCQLINVAFGGTLHQDIATDLPEAIPHVTETYEHNRHTLTFPEGSSLAQMLAPVDVPIVNSIHHQSVKTLGRDLSVEAVCAEDGVVEAIRYRKAPFVMGLQWHPEFHRAGGPEFLDCTPVLDNFLRAARETRF; translated from the coding sequence ATGACCGACGCTCAAGACCCGAAATCGCCGCAGCAGCCCCAGAAGCCTGAATCCGAGACGAGCAAGAGCGCAACGCCACAACCGATACATCCGGCCACCGACACCGGCAGCATTGCCGGCGCGTCCGGGGGCACGGCATCGACCTCATCCACGCCATCATCCGACTACGCGACGTCGGCCACACCGGCCTCGCCGCGGGCCACCGCCAAGCCGGTCGCCGGCACGGCGGAAGGCTCGTCGGACATGCCGCCGAATCCCGACACGCTGACGCGCCCGGTCCAGCCCGGTGATGCCCAGGCGCAGCCTTCCCAGCCCGCGGCGGCCCCGTCCGCCAAACCCGTCGCCCAGGCGTCCGCTGCGGAGGTGGCGTCGGATCGCAATCCGATCGGCGCGCCGACGCCGGCATCGGGCGACGACGTCAAGGCGGCCGGCGTCGGCAGCGCGGGCGGTCAGATCGGGGAGGCGGGGGAGACGGGGGGCGCCGCGGGCGGTGGTGGTGTGGAGCCACCGCATCAGCCGTCGTTCGGCTCGGCGCCGCGTCCCGGCAGTCCGGCGTCGATGGGCGGTCAGCCGTCCTACCTTCAGGCGGGGGACTCCCCGTGGTCGGTTCTGCGACGCATCATGTCGGCCCGCTTTCGCGCCTGGTACGACCGTGCGGGCCAGCGCATCACGCAGCGCACGCTGAAGATCGGTATCTCGGCACGCATCTTTCATCCGGAGCCCGGTTCGAAGGGGTTGCGCAGCAAGACGCTGCAATACCTCGAAGAGTCGATCGCGCACTGGGTGATGTCGCGCGACGTGCTGGTGTTCATGATTCCGACGGTCGACACACAAGGCCTGCTTCATCCAAGCCACATTCGCCTGCACGATTACGCGAAGCATCTGGATGGTCTGGTGCTGCAGGGCGGGGCGGACGTCTCGCCGCTGACCTATTCGGAAGTGGCGACGCGTCACGAATGGCAGGGCGACCGCATGCGCGACATGTACGAACTCGAACTGCTGCACGAGTTCGTCGAACAGGGCAAGCCGATTCTCGGCGTGTGCCGGGGGTGCCAGCTCATCAACGTGGCGTTCGGCGGCACGTTGCACCAGGATATTGCGACCGATCTGCCTGAAGCGATTCCGCACGTCACCGAGACGTACGAGCACAACCGTCATACGCTGACGTTCCCCGAGGGATCGTCGCTCGCGCAAATGCTCGCGCCGGTCGATGTGCCGATCGTCAACTCGATCCACCACCAGTCGGTGAAAACGCTCGGGCGCGACCTGAGCGTGGAGGCGGTGTGCGCGGAAGACGGCGTGGTCGAGGCAATCCGCTACCGCAAGGCGCCGTTCGTGATGGGCTTGCAGTGGCACCCGGAGTTTCACCGGGCCGGCGGGCCGGAGTTCCTCGATTGCACGCCGGTACTCGACAACTTCCTGCGTGCGGCGCGCGAGACGCGCTTCTGA
- a CDS encoding methylglyoxal synthase has protein sequence MTVSTVPKVRIALIAHDKKKDEILAVARDYVEVLRQCQLVATGTTGGRIATELGLEVERMLSGPHGGDLQIGAQLAEGRVDMVLFLRDPMTPQPHEPDINALVRACDVHNVPCATNSATARLLLEQLIVRLAAQPRG, from the coding sequence ATGACTGTATCGACCGTACCCAAAGTCCGAATCGCGCTCATCGCGCACGACAAGAAGAAGGACGAGATTCTCGCGGTCGCGCGCGACTACGTGGAAGTCCTGCGTCAATGCCAGCTCGTGGCCACGGGCACCACGGGCGGGCGCATCGCCACCGAACTGGGCCTGGAGGTGGAGCGCATGCTCTCGGGGCCGCACGGCGGCGACCTCCAGATCGGCGCGCAACTGGCCGAAGGGCGGGTGGACATGGTGCTGTTCCTGCGCGACCCGATGACGCCACAGCCCCATGAACCCGACATCAACGCGCTGGTGCGCGCGTGCGACGTGCACAACGTGCCGTGCGCGACCAACAGTGCCACGGCGCGGCTGCTGCTCGAACAACTGATCGTGCGTCTGGCGGCGCAGCCGCGGGGCTGA
- a CDS encoding sigma-54-dependent Fis family transcriptional regulator, whose product MRPDYLAIDDLSGTDARMRELLARGKRFVDRGIPVLILGETGTGKEFLARALHAYSERRAQAFVAINTASLPEHLVESELFGYQRGAFSGALPGGMKGKLQQADGGTLFLDEIGDMPFAMQTRLLRVLSEREVTPLGGSHPVPVDVQLICATHQDLASAVANGTFREDLYYRIAVGVLTLPTLREREDKSELIARMLCDEWPGLRADQALARVSPQALSCLLTHAWPGNLRQMRAALRYACAVMSTNQLCVNDLPPELVGASRGTSAGSTPMAPATSSRVEIEASAMSREIPGGVHDRQARDARQGNESEVERERILQALAQHRWNISAAARTLGFCRASLYRKLKQLSIPHVRDCGDALNAAHFA is encoded by the coding sequence ATGCGCCCCGACTATCTCGCCATCGACGATCTGAGCGGCACCGATGCCCGCATGCGCGAACTGCTCGCGCGCGGCAAGCGCTTCGTCGATCGCGGCATCCCGGTACTGATTCTCGGAGAGACAGGCACCGGCAAGGAGTTTCTCGCCCGCGCGCTGCATGCCTACAGCGAGCGGCGCGCGCAGGCATTCGTCGCCATCAATACGGCGTCGTTGCCGGAGCATCTCGTCGAGAGCGAGTTGTTCGGATATCAGCGCGGCGCATTTTCCGGCGCCCTTCCGGGCGGGATGAAGGGCAAGCTGCAACAGGCCGACGGCGGCACCCTCTTTCTCGATGAGATCGGCGACATGCCCTTTGCGATGCAGACGCGCCTGCTGCGGGTGCTGTCCGAGCGCGAGGTCACGCCGCTGGGCGGGAGCCATCCCGTGCCCGTCGACGTGCAACTGATTTGCGCCACGCACCAGGATCTGGCCAGCGCCGTAGCGAACGGGACATTCCGCGAAGATCTTTATTACCGCATCGCGGTCGGCGTTCTCACGCTGCCCACGCTGCGCGAGCGCGAGGATAAATCGGAGCTGATCGCGCGCATGCTTTGCGACGAGTGGCCCGGACTGCGCGCCGATCAGGCGCTCGCCCGCGTGTCACCGCAAGCGCTGTCTTGTCTGCTCACCCACGCATGGCCGGGAAACCTGCGCCAAATGCGCGCCGCGTTGCGCTACGCATGTGCCGTCATGAGCACAAACCAGTTGTGTGTAAACGATCTGCCGCCGGAACTCGTTGGGGCGTCGCGCGGCACGTCGGCGGGGAGTACACCGATGGCGCCCGCGACCTCGTCGCGCGTCGAAATCGAGGCTTCGGCGATGTCGCGCGAAATACCTGGCGGGGTGCACGACCGTCAGGCCCGTGATGCGCGCCAGGGAAACGAGAGCGAAGTCGAGCGGGAGCGCATTCTGCAGGCGCTCGCGCAACATCGCTGGAATATTTCGGCCGCCGCGCGCACGCTCGGGTTCTGTCGTGCGTCGCTATATCGAAAGCTCAAGCAGTTGAGCATTCCGCATGTGCGCGATTGCGGCGACGCCCTCAATGCGGCTCACTTCGCGTAG
- the upp gene encoding uracil phosphoribosyltransferase: MKQDTRFPNLYICDHPLIQHKLSHMRDKETSTRTFRGLLREITLLMGYEITRDLPLTTERIDTPMVAMDAPVIAGKKLAIVPVLRAGVGMSDGLLDLVPSARVGHIGVYRDEQHRPVEYLVRLPDVADRSFILCDPMVATGYSAVHAVDVLRKRGVAEENIAFLALVAAPEGVKVLHDAHPGVKLYVASLDERLDDHAYIIPGLGDAGDRLFGTKN; encoded by the coding sequence ATGAAACAAGACACCCGCTTCCCCAATCTCTATATCTGCGATCACCCGCTGATCCAGCACAAGCTCTCGCACATGCGCGACAAGGAAACCTCGACGCGCACGTTCCGCGGCCTGCTGCGCGAGATTACCTTGCTCATGGGATACGAAATCACGCGCGACCTGCCGCTCACGACCGAGCGCATCGACACGCCGATGGTCGCCATGGACGCCCCCGTCATCGCCGGAAAGAAGCTTGCCATCGTCCCCGTGCTGCGCGCGGGCGTCGGCATGAGCGACGGTCTGCTCGATCTGGTGCCGTCGGCGCGCGTCGGCCACATCGGCGTGTATCGCGACGAGCAACATCGTCCGGTTGAGTATCTGGTACGCCTGCCCGACGTGGCCGACCGCAGTTTCATTCTGTGCGATCCGATGGTCGCCACGGGCTATTCGGCCGTGCATGCCGTGGATGTGCTGCGCAAGCGCGGCGTGGCCGAAGAGAACATCGCCTTCCTCGCACTCGTGGCCGCGCCCGAAGGCGTCAAGGTGTTGCACGACGCGCATCCCGGCGTGAAGCTGTACGTCGCCTCGCTCGACGAGCGCCTGGACGATCACGCGTACATCATTCCGGGCCTGGGTGACGCGGGCGATCGCCTGTTCGGCACCAAGAACTGA
- a CDS encoding SDR family oxidoreductase yields the protein MDLGIKGRTALVCGASKGLGRACAQALAEAGVNLVIVARTADALNAAANEIRAATGVDVSAVACDITTPEGRAQALAACPQPDILVTNAGGPPPGDFRDWQRDDWIRALDANMLTPIELIKATVDGMIAGGFGRIVNITSSAVKAPIDILGLSNGARSGLTGFVAGLARTTVSHNVTINNLLPGAFDTDRLAGTMRAWADKSGQTVDEARARRAAAIPARRFGQPQEFGATCAFLCSAQAGYITGQNVLIDGGAYPGTF from the coding sequence ATGGATCTGGGAATCAAGGGCCGCACCGCACTCGTGTGCGGCGCGAGCAAGGGCCTGGGGCGCGCCTGTGCGCAGGCGCTGGCCGAGGCGGGTGTGAACCTCGTCATCGTCGCGCGCACGGCTGACGCCCTGAACGCCGCGGCGAACGAGATTCGCGCCGCGACCGGCGTTGACGTGAGCGCGGTGGCCTGCGACATCACCACGCCCGAGGGGCGCGCCCAGGCGCTCGCCGCCTGTCCGCAGCCCGATATTCTCGTGACGAATGCGGGCGGTCCGCCTCCGGGCGACTTCCGCGACTGGCAGCGCGACGACTGGATTCGCGCGCTCGACGCGAACATGCTCACCCCCATCGAACTGATCAAGGCGACCGTGGATGGCATGATCGCGGGCGGTTTCGGGCGCATCGTGAATATCACGTCGTCGGCCGTGAAGGCGCCGATCGACATTCTCGGCCTGTCCAACGGCGCACGCTCGGGGCTGACCGGTTTTGTTGCGGGGCTGGCGCGCACGACCGTCTCGCACAACGTCACCATCAACAATCTGTTGCCGGGTGCGTTCGATACCGACCGTCTCGCGGGCACCATGCGGGCGTGGGCCGACAAGAGCGGGCAGACGGTGGACGAAGCGCGGGCCCGGCGGGCCGCGGCCATTCCGGCGCGCCGTTTCGGGCAGCCGCAGGAGTTCGGCGCGACCTGCGCTTTCCTGTGCAGCGCGCAGGCGGGCTACATTACCGGACAGAACGTGCTGATCGACGGCGGCGCGTATCCGGGCACCTTCTGA
- a CDS encoding quinone oxidoreductase family protein, with protein MTKAIRIEQNGGPEVMKWVDVEVGDPGPGEARVRHNAVGLNYIDVYFRTGLYPQPLPAGLGMEAAGVVEAVGEGVTHVRPGDRVAYAGRPCGAYSQARVMPAAPLVRVPDAISDDQAAAMMLQGMTAQYLLRRTYPVKAGDTILIHAAAGGVGLIVCQWARALGATVIGTVGSDEKAALARRHGCDHPIVYTRENFVERVKEITGGEGVPVVYDSIGKDTFIGSLDCLRPLGMMVNFGSASGPVTQINTADLVSRGSLFFTRPTLFSYTAKRADLEASANELFDVVARGDVKIEVNQRYALADVAQAHRDLEARKTTGSTLLMP; from the coding sequence ATGACCAAAGCGATTCGCATTGAACAGAATGGTGGGCCGGAAGTGATGAAGTGGGTCGACGTCGAAGTTGGCGACCCCGGTCCGGGCGAGGCGCGCGTGCGTCACAACGCCGTCGGTCTGAATTACATCGACGTCTATTTCCGGACCGGTCTGTATCCGCAGCCGCTGCCTGCCGGCCTCGGCATGGAAGCCGCGGGCGTGGTCGAAGCGGTCGGTGAGGGCGTGACGCATGTCAGGCCGGGCGACCGCGTGGCTTATGCGGGCCGTCCGTGCGGCGCCTATTCGCAGGCGCGCGTCATGCCCGCCGCGCCGCTGGTGCGTGTGCCGGACGCGATCAGCGACGACCAGGCCGCCGCGATGATGCTGCAAGGCATGACCGCGCAGTATCTGCTGCGCCGCACCTACCCGGTCAAGGCGGGCGACACGATCCTGATTCATGCGGCCGCAGGCGGCGTGGGCCTGATCGTCTGTCAGTGGGCTAGGGCGCTCGGCGCGACGGTGATCGGCACCGTCGGCTCCGACGAGAAGGCGGCGCTCGCACGCCGGCATGGCTGCGATCACCCGATCGTGTACACCCGCGAGAACTTTGTCGAGCGGGTCAAGGAAATCACGGGCGGTGAAGGCGTGCCGGTCGTCTACGATTCCATCGGCAAGGACACTTTCATCGGTTCGCTCGACTGCCTGCGTCCGCTGGGCATGATGGTGAACTTCGGCAGCGCCTCCGGGCCCGTGACGCAGATCAACACGGCTGACCTCGTGTCGCGCGGCTCGCTGTTCTTCACGCGTCCGACGCTGTTCAGCTACACGGCCAAACGCGCCGATCTCGAGGCCAGCGCGAACGAGTTGTTCGACGTCGTGGCCCGGGGGGACGTGAAGATCGAGGTCAATCAACGCTATGCGCTGGCCGATGTGGCGCAGGCGCACCGCGATCTCGAAGCGCGCAAGACGACCGGCTCGACGCTGCTCATGCCCTGA
- a CDS encoding YkvA family protein, producing MKRFLRLWQIARHDFRVLWHAARDPRRPWWLLPAVGLLVVYLLSPFDLIPDFVPVFGLLDDVVVIGMVVHWLIGRLPFDVREDARAHVFTQRA from the coding sequence GTGAAGCGTTTTCTCCGCCTGTGGCAGATCGCCCGCCACGACTTCCGCGTACTTTGGCACGCGGCCCGCGACCCGCGTCGTCCATGGTGGCTGTTGCCCGCCGTGGGTCTGCTCGTCGTGTACCTGCTGAGCCCGTTCGATCTCATCCCCGATTTCGTGCCAGTGTTCGGTTTGCTCGACGACGTGGTCGTGATCGGCATGGTGGTGCACTGGCTGATCGGCCGTCTGCCGTTCGATGTCCGCGAGGACGCCCGCGCCCACGTGTTCACGCAACGCGCCTGA